The proteins below are encoded in one region of Candidatus Rokuibacteriota bacterium:
- a CDS encoding alpha/beta fold hydrolase codes for MSRGRLNGIEIDFAVSGSGPAVLLSHGYSATRRMWDGQHRALEDGYQVISWSMRGHGQTESPADPSRYSADLTIADMEALLRHLNVQRAVIGGLSLGGYASLGFYLAHPEMVRALAICDSGPGYRNAEARAAWNQRAHERAAELEARGLDALSGCSREMREAMGEHRSAQGLAHAARGMLAQEGSHVIDALAAIRVPTLIIVGDQDQPFLTPCEYMAKKIPGARLEVIAGAGHSSNLDQPEAFNRVLRDFLDNLPAA; via the coding sequence AGGGCGGCTGAACGGGATCGAGATCGACTTTGCGGTATCCGGGAGCGGGCCGGCCGTGCTGCTGAGCCACGGCTACTCCGCCACGCGCCGCATGTGGGACGGCCAGCACCGCGCTCTCGAGGATGGCTACCAGGTCATCAGCTGGAGCATGCGCGGGCACGGGCAGACCGAGAGCCCTGCCGATCCTTCGAGGTATTCGGCTGACCTGACTATTGCCGACATGGAGGCGCTCCTCCGGCACCTGAACGTCCAACGAGCGGTGATCGGCGGTCTCTCGCTGGGCGGCTACGCCTCGCTCGGCTTCTACCTCGCCCATCCGGAGATGGTCCGCGCGCTCGCCATCTGCGATTCAGGCCCCGGCTACCGGAACGCGGAGGCGCGCGCCGCCTGGAACCAGCGGGCCCATGAGCGCGCGGCCGAGCTCGAGGCGCGCGGGCTGGACGCTCTCAGCGGGTGCAGTCGGGAGATGCGCGAAGCGATGGGCGAGCACCGCTCGGCGCAAGGCCTGGCCCACGCGGCCCGCGGCATGCTGGCCCAGGAGGGCTCACACGTGATCGACGCGCTCGCGGCCATCCGGGTGCCGACGCTGATCATCGTGGGCGACCAGGACCAGCCCTTCCTCACCCCCTGCGAGTACATGGCGAAGAAGATCCCCGGCGCGAGGCTCGAGGTGATCGCCGGCGCGGGACACTCGTCGAATCTCGATCAGCCGGAAGCGTTCAACCGGGTGCTGCGCGACTTCCTCGACAATCTCCCGGCCGCGTAG